ACTCGCTGGGATGGTCAAGCGGCAGGTCGCCTGTTCATCAACCAGTTAGTGCTAGCCATTGTTCTGGTGATCATTTTGTTCATCGCCGTTGCCATCGGCACTGGCCTTTTCCAAATCAATCAGGCTTTGGCCGTGATCCCTGGCCTGGTGGCCGGCATCGTGTTTCTTTATCTGGGGGTGAATCAAAAGTTCCTTCCCTTCATTGCGATCGCGGAAGAAGGCAATCCTCTTCAAAAAATTCAGCGTGGCAGAGCCGTCGTGGATCCCAGCTGGTGGTGGATGCTCCTGCTCCTGATCGTGGAAGTTGTGATCCTGGGGATTGGACTCCTGCTCAACGGAGTTGGCCTCCTGGTTGCTAGCCCCTTGGTGATCTGCATCTCAACAGCGGCCTACCGCCAACTGTTTGGCACAGAAGATCAAACCGGTTTTCTTAGCGAGAACTGAGTCCGATAAAGGCCACTACGCCGAGCAGTGCCAAAACCAGCTGAGCCAGACGACTCACAAGCAGTCCGGCCACCACCGCTAACCCCACGACTGCTCCTTGCCGTAATGATTCGAGCCACCCGAGATTCAAGGGTGGCTTTTTTTTAACCCAGGTTTCCACCACCAGGGCCCCAAGCCAGGGGCCGAACAAGGCCCCAAGCAATGGACCTCCAAACGGAAGGGCGGGTAGGAGGCCGAACACCCCCAAGAGCAGACCCACCCCGGCCCCTGCTGCTGACCAACGGCTGGCCTTCAGGCGCATCGAGGCCAGGCCTAAAGCCAAGAGGTCGGCAACGAGCCCCAGACCAAACAACAGCAAAGCGACAACGAGCTCAGGCCAGGCCTGTTGCCATCCGACAGCAACGATCCAAATCAATCCACCCACAGGAAGCCAGATCAAACCTGGGAGCAAGGGCAAGAGCGTGCCTGGAATGGCCAGCAGCTGCACAAACAGCGCCATCCACCAGAACAAGTCGAGAGACAATGGGACATTCATGGCCCAGACCGAGCGGTGTCGGGCCTCCGTCTGGCAATTCTTAGTTTTGCGCTGCGACTGCGCGGGTTGTCTGCCTGTTCCTGTTCTGAGGCCATGAACGGTTTGCGCGTGACCCGCTCGAGCCGCTCCTCTTGGAGGAAAGCGGTTTTGACACGACGATCTTCCAACGAATGAAAACTGATGATCGCCAGCACACCCCCTGGCTTCAGCCATCCAGGCGCTGTCTGAAGCAATCGGTCCAGCACCCCCAGTTCATCGTTCACGGCAATCCGCAGCGCCTGAAAGGTGCGCGTGGCGGGATGAATCCTTCCCCGTCGTGCTTTGGGGGGGTAACAACCAGCCACGGCATAAGCCAATGCCGCCGTGCCTGCATAGGCGCCTTCCGCCTCCAAATCCGCCTTAATCCGTCGAGCAATCCTGCGAGACAAGCGTTCCTCTCCAAAGGCGTAAATCAAGTCAGCAAGGGCATTCACATCCAGCCGCGCAATCATCTCCTCTGCCGTTTCACCTCCAGCCACTGGGTTCATGCGCATATCTAAGGGACCGTCCAGCCGGAAGCTGAATCCTCTGGAGGCCACATCCAATTGGGGACTGCTCACCCCCAGGTCTGCCAGCACCAGCGACACCGGTTCCGGTGGTTCAAACGCGGCAAAGTTCACCGGAACGATCTGCACGCGATCAAGGAAGGGCTCCAGCCTGGAAGCAGCAGCAGCCCTAGCGGAGGGGTCCTGATCCAAGCCAACCAAACGCACGCCAGGAAAGCGTTCCAGGATGAGTTTGCTATGACCACCACCGCCAAGCGTGGCGTCAATGACAGCTGTGTTCTGCCAAAGGATTGGGGGCTGCTCAGACAAAACCTGCATCAGCGTTTCAGCCAATACGGGCACGTGGCTGAACGCCACACCAGAAGACAGCGGGTGATCGGGCATCGGTCCTTCCTAAGATCCCGATAACGCAATGAATCTCGGCTCATCATGACGCAGCTGGAAACGCGCACCGAGCCGATGGTGGTCAACTTCGGCCCCCATCACCCCTCCATGCATGGGGTGCTGAGGCTCGTCGTGACCCTGGACGGTGAAGACGTTGTGGATTGCGAGCCAGTGATCGGCTATCTCCACCGCGGCATGGAGAAGATCGCCGAGAACCGCACCAACGTGATGTACGTGCCGTACGTGAGCCGTATGGACTACGCAGCGGGCATGTTTTACGAAGCGATCGTGGTGAACGCTCCAGAGCGCCTCGCCAACATCCCTGTGCCAAAGAGGGCTAGCTATATCCGGGTCTTGATGTTGGAGCTCAACCGGATCGCCAACCACCTGCTCTGGCTTGGCCCCTTCCTCGCTGATGTTGGTGCTCAAACACCGTTCTTTTACATCTTCCGTGAACGGGAGATGATTTATGACCTCTGGGAAGCGGCCACGGGTCAGCGACTGATCAACAACAACTATTTCCGCATCGGTGGTGTTGCCGCCGACTTGCCCTGGGGCTGGTTGGAGAAATGTAAGGATTTTTGCGATTGGTTCGGTCCAAAAATTGATGAGTACGAAAAACTCATCACCAACAACCCCATTTTCCGTCGCCGCATTGAAGGACTCGGCGTCATCGGCCGAGAAGAGGCGATAAATTGGAGCTTGTCAGGTCCAATGTTGCGGGCCTCCGGTGTGCCTTGGGATCTCCGCAAGGTGGATCACTACGAGTGTTACGACGATTTCGATTGGGATGTGGCCAGCGAGAAGGAGGGTGACTGCTTTGCTCGCTATCGCGTGCGCATTGAAGAGATGCGTCAATCGCTGAAAATCCTGCGCCAAGCTTGCGACATGATCCCCGGCGGCCCTACAGAAAATCTCGAAGCCCACCGCATGGCAGAAGGCAAAGACAGTGCCTTTGCCGGATTCGACTACCAATACGTGGCCAAAAAAGTGGCGCCTACGTTCAAGATTCCCAATGGGGAGCTCTACTCCCGGCTGGAATCAGGCAAGGGTGAAATCGGAGTATTCATCCAGGGCAACAACGATGTCACCCCCTGGCGCTTCAAGATCAGGGCGGCTGACAGCAACAATCTCCAGATCCTTCCTCACATCCTGAAGGGACACAAAGTTGCCGACATCATGGCGATCCTGGGCTCGATCGACGTGATCATGGGATCCGTTGATCGCTGAACGATCTGAACCTCATTGTGCGCCAACTTCGCCGGTCAGGGTTCTTCATCCCAAGCGCCCTGACCGCCGCTCTGTGGTTGAAAGGACGCCACCCACAAGTTCCTGGCTGGGGCTGCCCTTTTCGAGCCCTTACAGGGATTCCCGGTCCGGGGTGTTACCTCACTAGAGCCACCTCAGCCGCTCTCAACGGCGACTTTCAACTTTCCTTGGGCTTCCATCTGTTTGGACCAATCGTGGCGGCAGCGTTGCTTGGCTGGAGCCTCATGGCTCTACGCAAGCGACGGCTGATCCCGGTGCGTGTCGCTCTTGCACCGATGAGCATCATCACCTCAGCCTTCGTTCTCTATTGGCTGCTTCGGCTAGTGCTCAGCTATGGCTTCGGAGTCGTTGGTTCGCCAGGCTTTCCAGCAACAGGCTGAGCCCATCTACTGCGCTTCTCCGTCGCCTTCTCCATCACGTGCCATCCTCCGACCACTGGCTTCAGCTCCAACGCAACGTGCGTTTTGGGGAAACCGATGCCGCCGGCGTCGTGCATTTTTACCAGCTATTTCGCTGGTGCCACGAAGCCTGGGAAGAGAGCCTGGCTCGTTATGGCATCGCCGCGGCCGCCATCTTCCCAGGCTGTCGAGATATCTGTCAGGTGCCAACCGTGGCCCTACCAGTGGTGCATTGCGAAGCCGATTTCCAACGGCCAGTGCATGGCGGCGATGACCTGCGGATCCTTCTCGAACCTCAACGGCTCAACCCCGGCTGCTTCGAGGTGAAATACCGCTTCCAGCTCGAGGATATGGATGTTGCTCGTGGTCTCATTCGGCACCTAGCCATCGAGTCTGAAAGTCGCAGGCGTTGCGCCTTGCCGGAACCCATCGATCTCTGGCTGGAGGCTTCAACCGTAGGGAGACTCGAACCGATCTAAGGGCAGCGTCGTTGCGAAGACACAACAGTGATCGCCCACACCAATCCAGCAACCTGGAGCGGCAGCATGCAAGCCGCAATCACCAAAGGATGAAAGCCATCATGCGCATGAGTGGATAAGGCTGTTCCGCTGACGCCAGCTGCCATGGCTAGCAGCAAGGTGGTCACTGATGGCCAAGCACGGGGCATTGCCATCAGAACCAAGCCTTTTGCTGCTCGAGATACATCTCCCGGAATTCGTCTGTGGATTTTGTGAGATAGATGATGCCTTCAATCATTCCAATGACTGACATCACACCAGTCGCGATGCCGCATGTCACAACACCGCCCGCCAAACTCACCACCAACATGATGATTCCGGCGTTGTTGTATCCCAATACAAACTTGTGAATTCCGAATGAGCCCAAAAAAACGCCCAACAGACCTGCTGCCAGCTTTTTGTTGCTGATTTCAGTTTCCGACAGCACGGTCATGGACGTAGCGCAGAAGACTTGATTCTTGCGACTCCAACCAGTCCTGCCAACGGCCCCGTTCCCATTTGCCCTCTAACGAAGGTTCAAGAACCGCGCATTCCAGCCATTGCATGGGCTGCTCGGCCGGTAGCCAGCCTGAGGTCATCGAGCGCAGGCTGGCTTGAACAGAAGCCCAGCCCTCGGACTCGATCCAGCCATCACGGCAACGCACCAACGCCACCAAACGCTGCCCCCATTCCTGACTGGCAATCGGAAGCAGCAGCACCGCTTCCAACGGCAGTCCCTGCTCCTGGGCTTGATGCAGCAGGCGTTGACTGAGCTGCTCAGGGAACACCGTTTCACCACCGGAATGGATTGCACCATCGATCCGACCTTGTATCTGAACGTTTAGAGCCCCATCTCCTGCGGTGATCAAAGCGGCCGCATCTCCGCTGCTCCACCAGCCCTCGGCATCCACAAGAGGGGCCAGCCGACCATCAAGCCAGCGCGCGAGCGCCAAACGCCGCGTCCGCACCCTCAACACACCATCCCGATCCAGGTGCAGTTCCACATCATCGAGGGGCGCACCACAGCCCAGCTCGCCCTGAAGAAAGCGTTCGGGCGCCTGCGCCACCACCATCGCAGCTGTTTCGGTAGCTCCATAACAAGGAGCAAGGCGAATCCCTAACTCGCGAGCACGCTCAGCCAGGGGTCCAGCCAGGCCGGCTCCTCCCACCCAAACCAGCGCCAAATGCTGCAACCACGCCATCCCCTCTGGGTGATCCAGCAACCGTTTGAGCTGTGTGGGCACCAAAGACACCACAGCCTGTTTCTGGCCCCAACGAGGTAAGTCCAAACAGGTCGCCAGCAAGGACGGCGGATCTTTCATCAAGGGAGGCGGAAGCGACACGTGCTGTGCGCCCCAAAGACGACCTCGCCACCAGGGCATCAGGCCACTGATGTGATGAAGCGGCAGGGGGTTGAGCAAGATCAACCCCTCGGGGCTGAGCCCAATCCCCTCCAGCCACCGACCACACGCTGCAGCAGAGCGATCCAAGTGGGTCCAGGGCTGGAGGCACAAGCTGCGCCCCCCCTGGCTGCCACCACTGGCCAACACCACACCTCCGCCAAGCGGCCAATCAAAGGCAGGGCTTGAAAGGTCCCCAGCGACTGGACGCCCGCCAGCCTGCACCGCTTGTAGGTGCAACCAATGCCCGGCCTCCACCGCTTGCTGCAGGGCAGCGAAGGTCTCCCTGCCTCCCCCGGGTTGCACCACCAATGGCACCAGTGCCTGGAAGTCGGAGCTCACCCGCTCACCTCAGCTGCGGCCCACACCTCTGACGGATCGGAACTAAATAATGGGCCAGCCGGACACCACCCTGGGGCCAGCCCAGGAGCCGCCGGTGTTTCCCCTTGAGCCTGGAGAGCCGATAGGTGCGCCAACCAGCGGCCACCAATCCCGGTTTCAAACGATGTACTCAGCATGAGGCGAGGCTTACCCCGAAGCAGATCCCGCAGGAGAGGCCTTGGGTCTCCCTCCAACAACGGTCGGCGCACCTGCCAGCCCTCCCACTGATCGCGCCAGGCGGGATGGGCCTGCAAAGACTCATCCAGAGCAACCGGAACCACTGCAGCGATGGCCTGAAGGCCCTCCCAGTCATCGGCCGCAAGCGGTTGCTCCAACCACTGCAAGCGTGGATCCCCGCGAAGCTGCTCCACCCATCGCCAAGCCTGAAGCC
The Synechococcus sp. CC9311 DNA segment above includes these coding regions:
- a CDS encoding DUF456 domain-containing protein, with the protein product MNVPLSLDLFWWMALFVQLLAIPGTLLPLLPGLIWLPVGGLIWIVAVGWQQAWPELVVALLLFGLGLVADLLALGLASMRLKASRWSAAGAGVGLLLGVFGLLPALPFGGPLLGALFGPWLGALVVETWVKKKPPLNLGWLESLRQGAVVGLAVVAGLLVSRLAQLVLALLGVVAFIGLSSR
- the rsmH gene encoding 16S rRNA (cytosine(1402)-N(4))-methyltransferase RsmH, with protein sequence MPDHPLSSGVAFSHVPVLAETLMQVLSEQPPILWQNTAVIDATLGGGGHSKLILERFPGVRLVGLDQDPSARAAAASRLEPFLDRVQIVPVNFAAFEPPEPVSLVLADLGVSSPQLDVASRGFSFRLDGPLDMRMNPVAGGETAEEMIARLDVNALADLIYAFGEERLSRRIARRIKADLEAEGAYAGTAALAYAVAGCYPPKARRGRIHPATRTFQALRIAVNDELGVLDRLLQTAPGWLKPGGVLAIISFHSLEDRRVKTAFLQEERLERVTRKPFMASEQEQADNPRSRSAKLRIARRRPDTARSGP
- a CDS encoding NAD(P)H-quinone oxidoreductase subunit H, translating into MTQLETRTEPMVVNFGPHHPSMHGVLRLVVTLDGEDVVDCEPVIGYLHRGMEKIAENRTNVMYVPYVSRMDYAAGMFYEAIVVNAPERLANIPVPKRASYIRVLMLELNRIANHLLWLGPFLADVGAQTPFFYIFREREMIYDLWEAATGQRLINNNYFRIGGVAADLPWGWLEKCKDFCDWFGPKIDEYEKLITNNPIFRRRIEGLGVIGREEAINWSLSGPMLRASGVPWDLRKVDHYECYDDFDWDVASEKEGDCFARYRVRIEEMRQSLKILRQACDMIPGGPTENLEAHRMAEGKDSAFAGFDYQYVAKKVAPTFKIPNGELYSRLESGKGEIGVFIQGNNDVTPWRFKIRAADSNNLQILPHILKGHKVADIMAILGSIDVIMGSVDR
- a CDS encoding DUF2752 domain-containing protein: MRQLRRSGFFIPSALTAALWLKGRHPQVPGWGCPFRALTGIPGPGCYLTRATSAALNGDFQLSLGFHLFGPIVAAALLGWSLMALRKRRLIPVRVALAPMSIITSAFVLYWLLRLVLSYGFGVVGSPGFPATG
- a CDS encoding thioesterase family protein; amino-acid sequence: MPSSDHWLQLQRNVRFGETDAAGVVHFYQLFRWCHEAWEESLARYGIAAAAIFPGCRDICQVPTVALPVVHCEADFQRPVHGGDDLRILLEPQRLNPGCFEVKYRFQLEDMDVARGLIRHLAIESESRRRCALPEPIDLWLEASTVGRLEPI
- a CDS encoding TM2 domain-containing protein — its product is MTVLSETEISNKKLAAGLLGVFLGSFGIHKFVLGYNNAGIIMLVVSLAGGVVTCGIATGVMSVIGMIEGIIYLTKSTDEFREMYLEQQKAWF
- a CDS encoding AMP-binding protein, whose amino-acid sequence is MEAGHWLHLQAVQAGGRPVAGDLSSPAFDWPLGGGVVLASGGSQGGRSLCLQPWTHLDRSAAACGRWLEGIGLSPEGLILLNPLPLHHISGLMPWWRGRLWGAQHVSLPPPLMKDPPSLLATCLDLPRWGQKQAVVSLVPTQLKRLLDHPEGMAWLQHLALVWVGGAGLAGPLAERARELGIRLAPCYGATETAAMVVAQAPERFLQGELGCGAPLDDVELHLDRDGVLRVRTRRLALARWLDGRLAPLVDAEGWWSSGDAAALITAGDGALNVQIQGRIDGAIHSGGETVFPEQLSQRLLHQAQEQGLPLEAVLLLPIASQEWGQRLVALVRCRDGWIESEGWASVQASLRSMTSGWLPAEQPMQWLECAVLEPSLEGKWERGRWQDWLESQESSLLRYVHDRAVGN